The DNA window ACTCATCGAGCTTTTTCGCTGTAGCTCGATCCGGGGTTGTCCTCCCTGTTTCCCAGTTGGAAGCGGCGGAAGGGACGTAGCCTATGGCGTCCGCGACCTGTGCCTGGGTGAGTCCGCGCTGTTTGCGGAGGCGACGAAGCTCTCGTTGCAGATCATTCATATAACACAGAATCTCACGGTCGCATCACAGGTGGGGAGTATCAGAACAGGAATAAACGTGTGTCCTTACGCGGCGGCGGGAACCGGGATCACCCTGAACGGCATGACACAACTACTCGCGTCAGAACAGAGCCAGAAAGAGGCATACCGGGTGGAATCCACCCCCGGTTGGGGGTGGATCTGTCTTCACCGTGTTGTGGCCTCGGTCCACATGCTCAGAAAGCAGATGTCATGAAAGAACCTCCGCGAGAGTGCCCGCTCTCCGGAGGTGTGGCCACCGACTGGAATGGAGTCGATGACGATGCCCCAGTTTATGCATAATCTCGCGTCCTTGTGGACGCTGCTCGTGATCCTGGCGATCGCCTTGTTCCCACGCACGCGTTACCGGCATCGCCGCGAGCGTCTGGAACCACACGCCGCGGTGCCACTCGCGTCCCGCCGTCGTGCGGCGGCGCGCCGGTTCACTGTGCCGCCGCAGAGGTTTCCGGCAACGAGGCCGGAACCAGTCGCCGGGACGCTTTCCGAGCCCGAGGTGCTTGATCCCGAGGAGCACAGTCCGGTGCGGCCCTACGTGACCCAGCACGAACGCCACCGGCGGGAACAGGAGGAAGGACGGCGCTGCCCGGCCTGCGGCGCGGCCGTCGCATCCGACATTGCGCCGGAATCTTCCACCCCTCCGGCCTTCGGCGATGGTCTCGACGACGTCCGCGCGGAGTTGTCCCCGCTGGTGCGCCAGTGGCTGTCCCAGCGCGAGGAGAAGAGCACGGTGGGGGTGGTTCGGTGAGTATCCCCGAGATCTGGTCCTCGTCCCTGTTGCGTCCGGGTGATGTCGCCGAGGCCTTCGGCGTCACCACCTCCACCGTCAACACCTGGGTACGCGAGGGCCACCTGACCCCGGTCCTGGTCACCCCAGGAGGGCACCGCCGGTTCGCGCCCGGCCAGGTTCAGGACCTCATGGCCGCCACCCACCAGGACCAGGGGGGTGGTGACACGTGAACCTCACCCCGCAGGAACGCCGGGAACTACTCGACCTGCTGGAGCAGCTCTCCCAGGCCATAGACGGCAACGCCCTGTGGCCCGGCCAGATACGCGACATCCTCCGGGAACTGCACGCACGCGTGGTTGCCTGGCTCGGCGACACCGACGAGAACGGCACCGAGAACCCACCCCCGCCCCACCACGACCAGTAACTGTTTCCTCGGATCCCGCATCCGGCCGTTCCCCGGGTGCGGGACCCGCCGCTGGCGCCGAGATCGGAGAAAACCACGTATGTGCCCCGCGCGATACGTGGACAACGACAATGTCGGCACACACGAGCCGTGCCACCAGCGCGAAACCGCGCCTTCCTCTCGGCTCACATGGGGGTGCGGTCTCAGTAGCAAGACGGTACGGTCAGATCCTGACCGCGTTCGCCGGAATACCGGCCCTGTGGAATCACAAAAGAATAACGCCATGCGTTCTCGCAGGTGGTGGCCTGTGAGCCCCACGCACGTGGGGATGGACCGATGGCCGACCGCACCCAAAGTTCGGTGGTCACGTGAGCCCCACGCACGTGGGGATGGACCAGTATGCGTAGCCGCTGCAGTGAGCAGCGTTACGTGAGCCCCACGCACGTGGGGATGGACCGACGCGCTGCCCCAACCGGGCACCATGATCCCTGGTGAGCCCCACGCACGTGGGGATGGGGCCGGGCGAGGTCACCTGTGAGCTGTGCTGGCAGCGGGTGCACACACGGGCGGGAGTAGGGGGCGCGTTCTCAGCCTCGGTACCCGACCGGGGTCGCGCGGAGGTGTGGTCGGCAGGGCGTGCGTCGCAAGGACGGATGTGGTCTCCTGGCCTCGTCGCGGTGGTGGAGGCCGCGCCGCCTGGTAGTGATCCGTTTGTGAGGGGTGTGCGTGTTATGTCCGAATATACAGAAGTTGCACACACGGGCATGCGCGCGACCTAGAAGACCAGGTCAGAGAGGATGCTCCCCGCGCACGCGGGGATGGACCCCGCACGGTACCAGTGAGAGGGAACTGCTGTCGATGCTCCCCGCGCACGCGGGGATGGACCCTCGCTCCCATAGGTGCGCCGGGCCCGTGGGGAATGCTCCCCGCGCACGCGGGGATGGACCCCACCCCGGCGACACCCACCTCGCCGGACTCTTATGCTCCCCGCGCACGCGGGGATGGACCCCCACTCGTAGTCACCGCTGACACGGTCCGGGCATGCTCCCCGCGCACGCGGGGATGGACCCGCCAGGGCCGCGAGGTCCCAGCTCAGCGCCTCATGCCTCCCCGCGCACGCGGGGATACGCCTCTCCACAGACCACCGAAACCACCCGCCCCGGCGTCAGTCCCGGGAAGCGGGGCGGTAGTACCACCACCACTGGTGGACGGTGTTCAGCAGCGGCTCGAACCCCGGAGCCGGGTGGGTCGCCGGTGAGACCGGCGCGGGCAGGGTCGTGGACCGGCCGGAGGCCAGCGTTACCTCCACCGTCTGGAACCGCCCCCGGAGCCGCGGCCGGACACCGGTGACCTCCCTCCACGGGATCAACCGTTCGCGCAGCTGGTGGACCATGATTCCGTCCGGCCGCAGCCGGGTGTGGGCGTGCAGCGTCAGGTGCCGGTTCAGCACTCCCGCGGCGCACAGCACGAGTCCGCACAGCGTGTAGGCGCTGTGCGGCACCAGCGAGAGACCGGAGGCCGCCTCACCGCCCCAGGCCAGCGGCACCAGGATGATCCGCGCGACACCCGCGGCCACCTGCAGGAGACCGAACGCGAACTGGGCCCAGGCGAGCCGCACCATCCCCCGCCGCGCCTCGTTGTCGATCCGGTAGTACCCGTCCGAATCCATCGCCGTCCCCACGTCGGGCTGTCACGTCCGCGACGTGCGACGGCCGCGGGCACCCCGCGGTTCCCCGGCGGCCTCCGGTCCGCGCGTCAGCTCCGCTGCCCGGAGTGGTGGTGCCGCAGCCACTGGCGGAGGGTCTCCAGCTGCGCGGGGAAGTTCGGGTCCGGCTGGGCGATCCTGTCCATCGGGGCGGGCAGGCGCCTCTGCCGCCCGGACACCAGTGTCACCGCGGCCGTCCGGAACCGCATGAAGGTCTGGGTTTGGACCTCGGCGATGTCCGACCAGGGGATGAACCTGTCGCGCCACTCGTGGACGACGATGCCGTCCGGGCGCAGCCGGATGTGGGCGTGCCGGAACATGTGCCGGTTCAGCACGCCCACCGCCACGATCGTGGCCCCGCACACGGCGTACAGCGTGTACTGCCACCACGCCGCGCCGGATGAGGAGGAAGCGCTCACCAGCGACGCGTTCGCCAGCCCGGTGACGAACAGAAGCACTCCGCACACCATCTGGGCCCAGGCGAGCCACACCATCCCCCGCCGCGCCTCGTTGTCGATCCGGTACTCGTCCGAAGACATCGCTACCTCTCGTGTCGGGGAACCGGGCTCCGCCACCGGGGCGGCGCGGGACCGCCGCCCCCGTTGCCACCGGAGCGGGCGGTGCCGCACCATCCCGATGATTGCACCACCCCCTCCGCGAGGAACAGCATGCCCCCCCTTCGCAGCTCGCTGGGAACCGTACCCCTGGTCGCCCTCGGCACGGCCGGGGTCATCGGCTCCAGTTGGATCTACACCGGAAGCGAGTTCTTCTCCGCCTACGACGCGGGCGGTGAGATTCTCGGACTGGCGCTCGCGACCGTCTTCGTGTCGTGTATCGCCCTGGCCTACGGGGAACTCGCCTCGGCGTTCCCCCGGGCGGGCGGCGAGGTGGTGTTCGGTTACGTCGCGTTCAACCGCGGGGTGGCGTTCGCGGCCGGCTGGCTGCTCACCGGGGCGTACGTGAGTTCGCTCGCCTTCTACGTCACGTCGCTGGGAGCGTTGCTGGGCGATGTCGTACCGGGGATGGCCACGGTAGCGCTGTACACCGTCAACGGCACCACGGTGCACCTTCCGGTGCTGGCGCTGGGGGTCACGGTCGCCGTGTTCGTGTTCGCGGTGAACTGGCGTGGGGTCTCTCCCGGGGCGTGGGCGCAGTTCGCCCTGTTCGCGGTCATGCTCACCATCGGTCTC is part of the Haloactinospora alba genome and encodes:
- a CDS encoding SUI1 family translation initiation factor; translation: MLDPEEHSPVRPYVTQHERHRREQEEGRRCPACGAAVASDIAPESSTPPAFGDGLDDVRAELSPLVRQWLSQREEKSTVGVVR
- a CDS encoding MerR family DNA-binding transcriptional regulator; the encoded protein is MSIPEIWSSSLLRPGDVAEAFGVTTSTVNTWVREGHLTPVLVTPGGHRRFAPGQVQDLMAATHQDQGGGDT